The genome window ACAATAGGCTTGGATAGAGTAGAAGGAACATGTTTTGAAGAATCAAGCTTAGGAATGTGCATATGCGCCACCATCATACTACCGATGCCATACTTTATCAGCTCTTTAAATGGATAAAGCTCCAGTGAGTCGAGGCGGTGCCTGCTGTAAGGTATAACAGGTAAATCATTATGAGAATCTACATCGGTATCGCCGTGGCCGGGGAAGTGCTTTGCTGTTGCCAGTATACCATTATCCTGCATGCCCTGCATATACGCTAAACACTTGGCGGTTACATCCAGCTTGTCTTCGCCGAAAGCGCGGTAACCTATTATTGGGTTTGCTGCATTGTTATTGATATCTGCAACCGGGGCAAAGTTAACATGCATCCCTAACCGCTTAAATTCTTCAGCCACTTCGGCCCCCATCTGGTAGATCAGCCCGTTATCTTCTATAGCTCCCAGCATCTGCTGGAAAGGATATTGCACTGTACTATCCAGACGCATACCTACACCTGTCTCGGCATCCATAGCAATAAGTAGTGGTACCTTGGCTGCTGCCTGATACTGGTTAGTGAGCCTGGCCTGCCGTACAGGGCCTCCCTGGAAAAAGATGATACCTCCAACTTGGTACTTCTTTATCAGCCGCATCACATCAGCTTCATACTTAGGACCTTTGTCAGAAAAGGCTTCCACGATCATAAGCTGGGCAATTCGTTGCTCTGGTGTCAGAGAATTAAAAACAGAATCAACCCAACGGGATGAAGGGTTTTCGAGTGCTTCGATGAGTGTGGCAGCCCGTTTATATGGTACATGTTCAGAGGGGTTAAATTCATCTTTGGCATACCGCATAGTATCGGAACCTTCGCAGGAGCTTAACCAAACAGCCAACAACAAGAGCAGGGAAATTAAGTATGGCTTAACAGCAGGGTGAAAATATGAGCGGTGCATAATATAGTAAAACACTCCTGTACTTACTTTTTATACCTGATTATGTTTTGTGTTGATCAAACTTTTTAGATAAACTTTAAGCTATAACTATAACCATGTTGCTGGTATTATAGGTTTATTAACCTTTTTTGGCTACTTTTTGATTCTACAAAAGTTTAAAGATATGAGAACAGGGCAGGGGATGCTGGAAAGCACACAGCAGGAAAGCAGCAGGTTTGGGTATAGTTTCCTGCCGGGGCTCCTGTTTGTTTTGTTGCTTTGGCTGGTGCACATGTTGTCTTACTTCAGCAATGCAGAACTTGCGTGGCTGGGCGTATTCCCACGTAACTTCTTTGGATTGGTAGGGGTGTTCCTGAGCCCTCTCATTCACTCTGATCTGAAGCACCTGCTTTCCAATTCTTTTCCGCTTATACTTTTGTCGGGGTTTATACTTTTTATACATAAACAGGAGGGTGCTAAAGTGCTGATTCTGGTTTATGTACTAAGTGGTGTGTTTACCTGGTTCATAGGCAGGCAATCTTATCATATAGGTGCCAGTGGAGTAGTTTATGGTATGGCTGGCTTCCTGCTGTTTCATGGTTTTTTAACCCGAGACCGTGGTTCTCTGGCCGTAGCCTTTGCTGTGCTGTTCCTGTATAGTGGTCTGTTCTATGGTTTGTTCCCGAAAGAAGAGCGGGTATCGTGGGAAGGACACCTGGCAGGCATGTTTGCAGGATTGGTTGCAACATTTTTTATTGGAGATCATACTTTTAGCAAACGTAGATCAAACAAAGCAGTAGTAACGGTGCAACCTGCTGTAACGCAGCGGCATGTGAGCAGCACTTTTATACCTTACTATATGCACTATACTATACATTATAGTTTAGAAAACACGGGTAAAGAGGCTAAACCCTTTGTTTACACCTTAACGCCCGATTTCCAATCTGATCAGAAACCACCCACTGTTCAATATACATCAGCTATAAAGGGTCTAAGTACCACGAGAAAATACTAGAAAGAAAATAAAGGAGTAAAGCATTAGCTGTTCAGTATACTACTAACTAAAACAACTCTCGCTGAGTTAATGGTCTATGTACTGCTATGCTTTTTTTGCTATGGAACAGCAGCCGGAAATTAAAAAATTAAAGGTCTTTTTGGGTAGCTTTTGGTTTAGCAATTCCTGAAGATTGCCTGATTTTAGCAGTCCGCGAAAGGTGCAAAAATTAAGCTGACTTTATAGGGTTTTAGCACTGATCATCAGGTGGTTATTTGACTATATGTATAATGAAAATTATATGATATAATATACTTTTGTATATTGAAAATATGATTAAATTTATAAGTATAATTTTTTATAAAAAAAGTGCTTTTTTATATGTGCTAGCCTAATATAGTAAAACCTATCTCGTGAAGTGTCGTTTAAGCGGGTTATTGTTGCCAAATCGATGTTTCACTTAAAGGATTTTATATGATTAGGTACAAAATACTTGCGGCTGTGTTCTCCATTATTGTTGCCGTAGC of Pontibacter deserti contains these proteins:
- a CDS encoding glycoside hydrolase family 3 protein, which gives rise to MHRSYFHPAVKPYLISLLLLLAVWLSSCEGSDTMRYAKDEFNPSEHVPYKRAATLIEALENPSSRWVDSVFNSLTPEQRIAQLMIVEAFSDKGPKYEADVMRLIKKYQVGGIIFFQGGPVRQARLTNQYQAAAKVPLLIAMDAETGVGMRLDSTVQYPFQQMLGAIEDNGLIYQMGAEVAEEFKRLGMHVNFAPVADINNNAANPIIGYRAFGEDKLDVTAKCLAYMQGMQDNGILATAKHFPGHGDTDVDSHNDLPVIPYSRHRLDSLELYPFKELIKYGIGSMMVAHMHIPKLDSSKHVPSTLSKPIVTGLLKKHLKFNGLIFTDAMVMKGVTKYFEPGEAEVRALMAGNDILERLSNVPKAIQAIKIAIARGDLSQEEIDMKCRRVLAAKQWLGLDNYKPIELNNLYEELNPAIADSTNQILAEASITLLRNKKHLLPIKQRHKMRIATVSVGARRNTMFQIEADKYARTRKFIISRKATAKDTKKLLKKLKNYDVVLLSLYGPSIRPSNSMGYSEDAKAMVQQIFKDKNTVTILFDNAYAINQFPGIEDSRALLVAYQPLQHAQQAAAKIIFGRLAARGRLPVTVNKQFEYGDGIRKEKSLLAGN
- a CDS encoding rhomboid family intramembrane serine protease — encoded protein: MRTGQGMLESTQQESSRFGYSFLPGLLFVLLLWLVHMLSYFSNAELAWLGVFPRNFFGLVGVFLSPLIHSDLKHLLSNSFPLILLSGFILFIHKQEGAKVLILVYVLSGVFTWFIGRQSYHIGASGVVYGMAGFLLFHGFLTRDRGSLAVAFAVLFLYSGLFYGLFPKEERVSWEGHLAGMFAGLVATFFIGDHTFSKRRSNKAVVTVQPAVTQRHVSSTFIPYYMHYTIHYSLENTGKEAKPFVYTLTPDFQSDQKPPTVQYTSAIKGLSTTRKY